In Paenibacillus sonchi, the genomic stretch CTTGGCGGATATCGAAGGTAATGTCGCTCAGCACGAGCTGGGCGCCGTGGTATTTTTGAACATTTTGGCATGAGATGATCATAGGGATTCTCCTTTTAAAGAATGCCCTTTCGCCGCTTACGTTCAATTCTGGAAACAAAAAGACCGCAGGGAAATTTCCCCGCGGCCCTTATGGTTTCTCCGGTCTTAAAGCGTCCGTTGAAGCGCAGGCAGGAAAGGCATTTCACAATGTTGTAGTGTTATTGAGTTCAGGTAAATGGACAGACTTCTCCCGTTGTCGGCAATTACATGAACGATGCCAGCCATAATATTAATCAGCCGGCTGCTAACACTATTGGTCCGATTGTGATCCATTCCTCCTACACCTCCTTCATCCAAATTTAAAATCAGTTTAACCAATAACGGCTGAATATGCAATAGAAAAAGTGCAGCAACTGTGCATATCCGATGCCATGTGCAAGTAGTATGAGTATATGGCGGAGGTTCTTTTGCCAAATCCAATACAGGAAGAGGGCCGGGCAATGGCGATGTTCAACGGGTTGCTGGGTAATGCCACGCAGGTTGCGCTGCCGGATGTTCAGCGGGAATACGCACAGATTCTTGCCCCGCAGGAAAAAATCGAGCGGGCCTATAAGCTGGTCCGGGATATGTTCATTTTTACGGATAAACGGCTGATTCTTGTTGACAAGCAAGGCGTGACCGGCAAAAAAACGGAGTACCATTCCATCCCGTACAAAAGCATTACGCATTATTCGGTGGAAACCGCCGGGCACTTTGACCTGGATGCGGAGCTATGCCTGTATGTCTCGGGAGGCGCGCTGCCGCTGAAGAAAACCTTCAACAAATCCGTGAATATCTATGAGGTGCAGGCTGTGCTGTCCCAGTATATTTTAAAATAAGTCGTGGGGTGCGCAAACATCATAATGGCGATTCAGGCGGTACAAGCAGGTTATGCCTTTCCTTATAGGCGGCTGCTTGTATTTTTGCATGGCGCTGAGCGGAATGGGGAATGCAACCGTGGAAGGAGGCGCATTAGCAAGCAGCGCCGCAGCTGGTCAGCCAGCCATAGTCACCATAGCCGCTATTCTATACAGTTCAGCGGTGTAAGACTATCCTACGCAATGCGGTTCTGCAGAACTTTGTGCATGGCTCACAAAAAACAGAGGGCAAACCTGCGGTTTCGTCTCTCCCGATTGACAAAGGTTTTTGCGGTGCTGTTAAATGACACTAACTTGAGCGACAGGAATGGGAGATGGGCAGCATGACGACAGGTCCTGTAATCGGTACTAAAACGATGGTGGTCAGCCCCCATTATCTGGCTTCCGCCGCCGGAGCGCGGATTCTGCAAAAGGGCGGCAACGCCTTTGATGCGGCGGTAGCAGTCAGCGCCGCGCTCGCTGTGGTCTATCCGCATATGACGGGACTGGGCGGCGATGCCTTTTGGCTTACCTACAGCGCCGGCGAAGGGCGCGTCCGGGCCTACAACGGCAGCGGGCGTTCCGGCTATGGCGTCTGCAGGGACTGCTACGCCGGCGAGGAGGCGATTCCGAGACGGGGGGTGCGCAGTGCCATTACGGTCCCCGGAATGGCGGACAGCTGGTCGGCCGTCCAGCGCGGGTATGGACGCCTGACCCTGGGGGAGGTGCTGGAGCCGGCGATCGGTTACGCCGCCGGCGGGTTTCCGCTGTCGCCGGACCAGTACGGCAACAGCGTGCTCGCCGGAGCGGCGCTGTCCCCGGAAGCGGCGGCGATCTATCTTCCCGGCGGCGCGGTTCCGGCCGCAGGGAGCAGGTTTGTGCAGCGGCAGCTGGCCGCATCGCTGCGGCTCCTGGCCGAGGGCGGCCGGGATGCGTTTTATAAAGGGCAGATTGCC encodes the following:
- a CDS encoding PH domain-containing protein, whose protein sequence is MAMFNGLLGNATQVALPDVQREYAQILAPQEKIERAYKLVRDMFIFTDKRLILVDKQGVTGKKTEYHSIPYKSITHYSVETAGHFDLDAELCLYVSGGALPLKKTFNKSVNIYEVQAVLSQYILK